CGACCTACGCAAAGGGATTCGAAGCTGGCGATGATTTTGAATTACGCCATCAAAGGCCCGATGATCGGCTCACTGACCGTAGCGATCATCGAACTGTTCCTGCCGGGATGGATGCCCATCGGCAGGATGAGCATGGGCACGATGCTTATTCTCGATGTCATCCTTGGAGAACTGACGTTGGCACTGTTCTGCACCGATCTCCCATGGAGCGTCATCATCCCACTGCACGGGGTCTCTACACTGGCCCTATCAGTGCTTTGGGTCTATATCAACGGCGGAAAAGAGCACCTGTTCAGCAATGAGATGCTCGTTTTCGTCGTGCTGTTCATTGTGCTCTATATCTGCGCCTGGCTGGTGATTTCCGCGTATTCACGTTCGGTCACCGAAGGCATGAACGAAAAGCTGAACTCTGCTCTTACCTCCTTTAAAAACAAAAACTTCAAACACGAAGATTCTGCGACGATATCTGCTGACGCAGCAGACAAAGCGGAAGATCAGAGCGGACTCGAGTGAACAGATAAACGGGCGGGAGAGATTAATAGAAGTCCCGATAAATGATAAATGTTGTGCCTCCTTGCAATCCAGAACGATTGCAAGGAGGCACAACATTTAATGGCGCTTTTGGGTATCCACTACCTTGTTACTTTTTGATGGTGGCAGAGTCAAAGTCGCGGTGGCGAGCCACGATGTAGCCGCCGTTACGGTAGGCCAGCATCAGCAGGAACAGCGGCACCAGGAACACCAGCATCCACCAGAAGTTGAAATGCCTCACCATACCGCTCGGGGCCGAAGCCTCCACCTCGCAGCGCGTCAGACCATTATAATCCGACAGACTCCAGGCGGCCGGCTGTGCGTAGGCTGAGCCGTCCGGTTCAATCCAGTCGGCCGGCTTCGTGCTGCCCTTGGCATCCTGCATCCTGCGGTAGACGTCCTCCGGGATGCACTTCGGACGCGCGGGCTGCGTCTGCTGAGGCTGCTGCTGGGCCG
The window above is part of the Bifidobacterium sp. ESL0732 genome. Proteins encoded here:
- a CDS encoding DUF3021 family protein produces the protein MRLHGPAGSISALLRPTQRDSKLAMILNYAIKGPMIGSLTVAIIELFLPGWMPIGRMSMGTMLILDVILGELTLALFCTDLPWSVIIPLHGVSTLALSVLWVYINGGKEHLFSNEMLVFVVLFIVLYICAWLVISAYSRSVTEGMNEKLNSALTSFKNKNFKHEDSATISADAADKAEDQSGLE